One window of the Magnolia sinica isolate HGM2019 chromosome 19, MsV1, whole genome shotgun sequence genome contains the following:
- the LOC131235523 gene encoding uncharacterized protein LOC131235523, with protein MDGSIHRKRVVIVGGGVGGALVAKTLQHHADVVLIDPKEYFEIPWAQLRSAVEPSFAERAIVTHTDYFHNGRVIVSRAADVTDHDVVTTEGRCIAYDYLVIATGHIDSTPRDRPSRLKQFQEDYVKIQSANSILVIGGGPTGVELAAEIAADFPQKKVTLVHNGPRLLEFLGTKASSKALEWLTSKRVDVLLDQSVNLESRSDGDRTYETTAGETVVADCHFLCRGRPLGSSWMKGTMLKDSLDSDGRLEVDEFLRVKGQKKIFAVGDITNVPEIKQGYFAQRHALVVAKNLRMLIRGGKEHKMGSYKQGSVMAMVSLGRRDALAQFPLTTVIGLIPGMIKSKDLFVGKTRRQMGLESHGH; from the exons ATGGATGGATCCATCCATAGAAAGAGAGTGGTTATTGTTGGAGGTGGAGTTGGAGGAGCCCTTGTCGCAAAAACTCTCCAACACCATGCAGATGTGGTCCTTATAGATCC GAAAGAGTATTTTGAGATCCCGTGGGCCCAGCTGAGGTCAGCTGTAGAGCCTTCGTTTGCGGAGAGAGCGATTGTTACCCACACGGATTACTTTCACAACGGAAGGGTCATCGTGTCTCGTGCGGCTGACGTAACAGATCACGATGTGGTGACGACAGAAGGACGGTGCATCGCCTACGATTACCTTGTCATAGCCACCGGTCACATCGATTCCACTCCTAGAGATAGACCGTCCAGGCTCAAGCAATTCCAAGAAG ATTATGTAAAAATACAATCGGCAAACTCGATTTTAGTCATCGGAGGGGGCCCCACGGGTGTCGAACTCGCTGCAGAGATTGCCGCGGACTTCCCACAAAAGAAGGTCACACTAGTTCACAATGGGCCGAGGCTGTTGGAATTCCTTGGAACGAAAGCATCTAGCAAGGCACTAGAGTGGTTGACGTCGAAGAGAGTCGACGTGCTTTTGGATCAATCCGTCAATCTTGAATCCAGGTCAGATGGGGATAGAACATATGAGACGACAGCGGGAGAAACCGTAGTAGCCGATTGCCATTTCTTGTGCAGGGGTAGACCGTTGGGCTCATCATGGATGAAAGGGACTATGCTAAAAGATTCGTTGGACTCTGATGGGAGACTGGAAGTTGATGAGTTTTTGAGGGTTAAAGGTCAGAAGAAAATTTTCGCCGTTGGAGACATTACTAACGTTCCG GAAATCAAGCAAGGATACTTCGCTCAAAGGCATGCACTAGTCGTTGCGAAGAACCTAAGGATGCTGATTAGAGGCGGTAAGGAGCACAAGATGGGGAGTTACAAGCAGGGGTCAGTCATGGCGATGGTTTCTCTTGGGAGGAGGGATGCACTGGCTCAGTTCCCACTCACGACGGTCATCGGTTTAATACCTGGCATGATCAAATCAAAGGACCTGTTTGTGGGGAAGACAAGGAGGCAGATGGGGCTCGAGTCTCATGGACACTAA
- the LOC131234650 gene encoding condensin-2 complex subunit H2-like produces the protein MLVKEYNHLNPLHFMKKLRQSLVLGESETYGGFDDPMDGNEDHEFENDLPDFEQAENIYMDAEVRLPHEKHNDDSTSFDCNGAFGQEDPNSQASLEDLCRSHLVKTCFLGYFLHSFYVHYTICHYVLLWKPLIRVST, from the exons ATGCTCGTGAAAGAGTACAACCATCTTAATCCCCTCCACTTTATGAAAAAG CTAAGACAATCACTTGTTTTGGGGGAAAGTGAAACATATGGTGGTTTTGATGACCCCATGGATGGAAACGAGGATCATGAATTTGAGAATGACCTCCCTGATTTTGAGCAAGCAGAGAATATCTACATGGATGCAGAAGTGCGTTTGCCCCATGAAAAG CACAATGACGATAGTACGAGTTTTGATTGCAATGGAGCCTTTGGACAGGAGGATCCGAATTCACAAGCAAGCCTGGAAGATCTTTGTCGCTCACATCTTGTAAAGACATGTTTCCTAGGATACTTTTTACATTCGTTTTATGTGCATTACACTATCTGTCATTATGTTCTGTTGTGGAAGCCATTGATTCGTGTTTCTACATGA